The following proteins are encoded in a genomic region of Glycine soja cultivar W05 chromosome 17, ASM419377v2, whole genome shotgun sequence:
- the LOC114392379 gene encoding BTB/POZ domain-containing protein At5g47800-like isoform X2 → MKFMKLGTKADTFYTEQATRTLISEIAADLVIQINDITYLLHKFPLLPKCGLLQRLCYDTSDSESVSLELHDIPGGEDAFELCAKFCYGIAINISAHNFVSALCAAKFLRMNDSIEKGNLVGKLESFFNSCILEGWKDSIATLQTTATLPEWSENLGIVRKCIDSIIEKILTPPPQVKWSYTYTRPGYTKKQHHSVPKDWWTEDVSDLDIDLFRCIIMAIRSTYVLPPQLIGEALHVYACRWLPGLTKLKSSGSSASQTEESNKEKNRKILETIVSMIPADRGSVSVGFLFRLLSISIHLGVSSVTKTELIRRASLQFEEATVSDLLYPSKSSSDQNYYDTELVLAVLETFLKLWKRMSPGAVDNSYFLRSIRNVGKLIDSYLQVVARDDNMQVSKFVSLAETVPSIAREDHDDLYQAINIYLKVHTDLSKADKKRLCGILDCQRLSPEVRAHAVKNELLPLRTVVQLLYFEQDKGSKATTSHKLPKPHEILLGAKHRPATTNEEFNGEEIRERVHHKTKRSDGKLLALDLEKKMVIKGDIEETRSEKARGIKDASSSSGKVDLDPKKIIRRTRSKSEHGVKK, encoded by the exons atgaagttcATGAAACTTGGAACAAAGGCAGATACTTTCTACACTGAACAAGCTACCAG GACTCTGATATCAGAGATAGCTGCAGACCTTGTGATACAAATCAATGATATTACTTATCTGTTACACAAG TTTCCGCTTCTTCCAAAATGTGGCCTCCTACAAAGGCTTTGCTATGACACAAGTGATTCCGAGAGTGTCTCTCTAGAGCTTCATGATATACCAGGAGGAGAAGATGCTTTTGAACTCTGTGCCAAGTTTTGTTACGGAATCGCAATCAACATAAGTGCTCATAACTTTGTATCCGCTCTCTGTGCAGCCAAGTTCCTTAGAATGAACGATTCCATTGAGAAGGGAAACTTGGTAGGCAAACTTGAGTCTTTCTTCAACTCATGCATTCTTGAAGGTTGGAAGGATTCCATTGCAACGCTTCAAACTACTGCTACGTTGCCAGAGTGGTCTGAGAACCTTGGTATTGTCAGAAAGTGCATTGATTCAATTATTGAGAAAATTCTCACACCCCCGCCACAG GTCAAATGGTCCTACACCTACACCAGGCCAGGTTACACAAAAAAACAACACCATTCTGTGCCAAAGGATTGGTGGACGGAGGATGTTTCTGATCTTGACATAGATCTTTTCAGGTGCATAATCATGGCTATTAGATCAACCTATGTGCTCCCTCCGCAGCTTATTGGagaagctttgcatgtctatgCCTGCCGGTGGCTACCGGGCCTCACGAAGCTCAAAAGTTCTGGCAGTTCAGCGTCTCAAACAGAAGAATCTAATAAGGAGAAAAACCGAAAAATTCTTGAAACAATCGTGAGCATGATTCCTGCAGATAGAGGGTCTGTTTCGGTTGGCTTCTTGTTTAGGCTTCTCAGCATTTCAATTCACCTTGGTGTCTCTTCGGTGACCAAAACAGAACTAATAAGAAGAGCAAGCTTACAGTTTGAAGAGGCAACAGTGAGTGACCTACTTTACCCTTCAAAATCCTCTTCTGACCAGAACTATTATGATACAGAGTTGGTTCTAGCAGTGTTGGAAACTTTCTTGAAGCTTTGGAAAAGAATGTCCCCTGGGGCTGTGGATAACAGCTACTTTTTGAGATCAATCAGAAATGTTGGCAAGCTCATCGATTCCTATCTTCAAGTGGTCGCAAGGGATGACAACATGCAGGTATCAAAGTTtgtgtctcttgctgaaactgtgCCCAGTATTGCCCGGGAAGATCATGATGATCTCTACCAAGCAATTAACATCTATCTTAAG GTACATACTGACCTGAGCAAGGCAGACAAGAAGCGTCTGTGTGGGATTCTAGACTGCCAAAGATTGTCACCAGAAGTGCGTGCCCATGCAGTAAAAAACGAGCTTCTGCCATTAAGAACCGTAGTGCAACTTCTCTATTTTGAACAAGACAAAGGCTCTAAGGCAACCACAAGTCACAAACTGCCAAAGCCACATGAGATACTTCTGGGAGCAAAACATAGACCAGCTACAACTAACGAAGAATTCAACGGAGAAGAAATTAGAGAAAGGGTCCACcacaaaactaaaagatcaGATGGTAAGTTGTTGGCATTGGACTTGGAAAAAAAGATGGTTATAAAAGGAGACATTGAGGAGACACGGTCTGAGAAAGCCAGGGGAATCAAAGATGCAAGTAGTTCAAGCGGCAAGGTGGACTTGGATcccaaaaaaatcattagaaGGACAAGAAGTAAATCAGAACATGGCGTCAAAAAGTAA
- the LOC114392379 gene encoding BTB/POZ domain-containing protein At5g47800-like isoform X1 produces the protein MKFMKLGTKADTFYTEQATRTLISEIAADLVIQINDITYLLHKLQFPLLPKCGLLQRLCYDTSDSESVSLELHDIPGGEDAFELCAKFCYGIAINISAHNFVSALCAAKFLRMNDSIEKGNLVGKLESFFNSCILEGWKDSIATLQTTATLPEWSENLGIVRKCIDSIIEKILTPPPQVKWSYTYTRPGYTKKQHHSVPKDWWTEDVSDLDIDLFRCIIMAIRSTYVLPPQLIGEALHVYACRWLPGLTKLKSSGSSASQTEESNKEKNRKILETIVSMIPADRGSVSVGFLFRLLSISIHLGVSSVTKTELIRRASLQFEEATVSDLLYPSKSSSDQNYYDTELVLAVLETFLKLWKRMSPGAVDNSYFLRSIRNVGKLIDSYLQVVARDDNMQVSKFVSLAETVPSIAREDHDDLYQAINIYLKVHTDLSKADKKRLCGILDCQRLSPEVRAHAVKNELLPLRTVVQLLYFEQDKGSKATTSHKLPKPHEILLGAKHRPATTNEEFNGEEIRERVHHKTKRSDGKLLALDLEKKMVIKGDIEETRSEKARGIKDASSSSGKVDLDPKKIIRRTRSKSEHGVKK, from the exons atgaagttcATGAAACTTGGAACAAAGGCAGATACTTTCTACACTGAACAAGCTACCAG GACTCTGATATCAGAGATAGCTGCAGACCTTGTGATACAAATCAATGATATTACTTATCTGTTACACAAG CTGCAGTTTCCGCTTCTTCCAAAATGTGGCCTCCTACAAAGGCTTTGCTATGACACAAGTGATTCCGAGAGTGTCTCTCTAGAGCTTCATGATATACCAGGAGGAGAAGATGCTTTTGAACTCTGTGCCAAGTTTTGTTACGGAATCGCAATCAACATAAGTGCTCATAACTTTGTATCCGCTCTCTGTGCAGCCAAGTTCCTTAGAATGAACGATTCCATTGAGAAGGGAAACTTGGTAGGCAAACTTGAGTCTTTCTTCAACTCATGCATTCTTGAAGGTTGGAAGGATTCCATTGCAACGCTTCAAACTACTGCTACGTTGCCAGAGTGGTCTGAGAACCTTGGTATTGTCAGAAAGTGCATTGATTCAATTATTGAGAAAATTCTCACACCCCCGCCACAG GTCAAATGGTCCTACACCTACACCAGGCCAGGTTACACAAAAAAACAACACCATTCTGTGCCAAAGGATTGGTGGACGGAGGATGTTTCTGATCTTGACATAGATCTTTTCAGGTGCATAATCATGGCTATTAGATCAACCTATGTGCTCCCTCCGCAGCTTATTGGagaagctttgcatgtctatgCCTGCCGGTGGCTACCGGGCCTCACGAAGCTCAAAAGTTCTGGCAGTTCAGCGTCTCAAACAGAAGAATCTAATAAGGAGAAAAACCGAAAAATTCTTGAAACAATCGTGAGCATGATTCCTGCAGATAGAGGGTCTGTTTCGGTTGGCTTCTTGTTTAGGCTTCTCAGCATTTCAATTCACCTTGGTGTCTCTTCGGTGACCAAAACAGAACTAATAAGAAGAGCAAGCTTACAGTTTGAAGAGGCAACAGTGAGTGACCTACTTTACCCTTCAAAATCCTCTTCTGACCAGAACTATTATGATACAGAGTTGGTTCTAGCAGTGTTGGAAACTTTCTTGAAGCTTTGGAAAAGAATGTCCCCTGGGGCTGTGGATAACAGCTACTTTTTGAGATCAATCAGAAATGTTGGCAAGCTCATCGATTCCTATCTTCAAGTGGTCGCAAGGGATGACAACATGCAGGTATCAAAGTTtgtgtctcttgctgaaactgtgCCCAGTATTGCCCGGGAAGATCATGATGATCTCTACCAAGCAATTAACATCTATCTTAAG GTACATACTGACCTGAGCAAGGCAGACAAGAAGCGTCTGTGTGGGATTCTAGACTGCCAAAGATTGTCACCAGAAGTGCGTGCCCATGCAGTAAAAAACGAGCTTCTGCCATTAAGAACCGTAGTGCAACTTCTCTATTTTGAACAAGACAAAGGCTCTAAGGCAACCACAAGTCACAAACTGCCAAAGCCACATGAGATACTTCTGGGAGCAAAACATAGACCAGCTACAACTAACGAAGAATTCAACGGAGAAGAAATTAGAGAAAGGGTCCACcacaaaactaaaagatcaGATGGTAAGTTGTTGGCATTGGACTTGGAAAAAAAGATGGTTATAAAAGGAGACATTGAGGAGACACGGTCTGAGAAAGCCAGGGGAATCAAAGATGCAAGTAGTTCAAGCGGCAAGGTGGACTTGGATcccaaaaaaatcattagaaGGACAAGAAGTAAATCAGAACATGGCGTCAAAAAGTAA